The genomic stretch TTGAACATGTCAAAACCCGGTGTCAAACCGCAAGAAAAGTATGTAGATACTTTAGATTCTGTATCCAGAAAGCGATATGAATCGAAATTGAGCGCGGTTGGCGGCCTAGATCCGTATGAAAATGGTCAGTGGAGTGAAAATGTCGGTCTTTTTCCTCCGGTTGCCCAAGACGACATTTCCGAGTATTTGGTGCATCGCACGAGCTATTATACAAGGAAATCATTTAAAGCGAATAAACAACTTGGTGCACACAACCAGCAGACATCAGGATGGGTGAAAAAACTGTTCGCCCACAAACCCAGAGGCTGTGACAACACCATCATCACTGCTGAGGTAAGCACAAACACTGAAACGGTAACACACTACACAGTAGGCCCACTTTTTACTTTACACCTCGGGGAAGGCATTGTGCCATCTTCACTTCAGCAGGTTTTGTCATAGCTTACTGTAAAATCTTGCATTATCAtgaaattaaataaaagtgtgCATCAAGTCAGTGTTCATTTGGGGTGTTTTTGTGACTGTCTTATGTGACATACATTTTCAAGCATGATTTATCCTTTTGACTGATTTGACTCTTTTTGAGTCTTGACAAATTTGAGCGCTGTGTACTCTGAGTATGAGAAGTAGATTTATGAGGACACCAGCTAGGTAGGCATtgctgtgtatttgtttgtatgATACTTTGGATGACATGGTTTGGTTTTGGCACACTGACAGTATGTGATGTACATGCTTTGACGCTGaaggtttccttttttttttgcactgTGACTCACTATGTGTGCAACAGTGTTAGCGATAAATATTCAAGTACTAGATATATTATGTATTATTtacattgttgtttttgcttgCAGATGTTCCATTCCCAGAGCCTGTGTGAGAAGCCGTTGAAGCCATGGGTGATCATCGAGCAAGATGGGACTGTTCTCACTGCACACTGCAACTGCATGGCAGGTATTGCGGAGTCTTGTAGCCACATCGCGGCAGTGTTGTTCACTGTAGATGCATCTGTTCGAATTCGTGACAGCCAGACACCAACACAGGTGGGTTTTCCCTTTTGTAGCTCTGTTATTTTGatattttcttctatttttttttaaagactttGCACATTGTGCAAACAGTGAAGCATTTACAGAAATGAAAACACGCGGAAAGAATTTTTTGGTTCACATTCTGTGCAATAACTTTTGAGCTGGtccatttttttaaacatttaatATCATTTAAAAAGCCTAAAAGTTGAAGAATTTTCTAGTTCACTGACAACCGCGCGAGTCACCTACGTTATAATTTAAATATATTAACATCTTTGTGGGATTTTGATCACACCCTCCTGTAGAATGCTTAATTGCTGTGTATACAGCAGTGGGTAAGGCCATTTGAGCCCTTGCAAGACCGAGAAATTGTTACTTTCATGACAATCTTTCAAACAAATTTGTAGCAAAATGCTAAACATTTTCATTCAATTGCAGGTGCCTGCTGGCTGGGTGGTTCCCTCAACGAAGGATGTTGTCTACAGGAAGGCTGCCGACATTGACTTTACGTCAGCTGCAACTAAGAAGCGTCGCTTGGATGGCTTTATCAACGGAACCCCAACCCTCACCAAAGCAAAGAGAAAACAAACCAATTTGGCTGCTCCAACTAAGGATGAACTGAATTCATTTTTTGAAGCAATTCAATTCTCAAAGACCGGTGTGAAACCGGCTGTGCTATCTCTTGTTCCAGAGTATGCGACGGACTACAAAAACCAACAAGCAGCAGTGAGACTGCCAACATTTCTGGTAGATTtagaagatgaagaacaggttCAGAGGATGTACAGTGACGTTCTGCAGCATTGTGAAAATGTGGATATCTCTGTAACTGAAGAGCAATGCATCATCGCCGAAAGAGAAACCAGAGCGCAAAGGAATTCAAAGACCTGGGCCAGGCTCAGGACCGGGCGGATTACTGCATCACGGGCGCACCAAGCACTCCACACCAATCCAGCAAAGCCTTCAATGAGTCTCATCAGCCTGGTCTGCCGACCCAAGGGCCCAAGAAAAGAGACTGCTTCTATGCAGTGGGGCATTGAAAAAGAACACAACGCCTTGTCCGAATATGAAGAAATGGCTTCAAAACGGCACAAGCATTTTCAACTGGACAAGTGTGGACTCTTTATTCATGCCCAGTTCCCCTTCTTGGGTGCCTCACCAGACGGTGTGCGATACTGCAGCTGCTGTGGCCGGGGATGCGTTGAGGTGAAATGCCCTGCTTCCAAGGCTTCCTGTACAATTTCAGAATGTTTGGAAGATCCCAAATTCTATTTGGAGAAAAGAGACAGGGTACTGAGCTTGAAGGAGAAGCATGAATACTACACACAAGTGCAGCTTCAGATGTCTGTTACCAAGACTGAGTTTTGTGACTTTGTTGTGTGGACGCCAAAAGATCTTGCGGTGGTCAAGGTGGAATATGACCCAGAGTTCATGCAAGATGCCCTGGAAAAGCTTGCCCATGTGTACCAGGTGGCAATCTTGCCAGAACTTGTGGGGAAAGTGTTTTCACGTGCAAGGCCACAGCCACCAACAGCCACCAACACACAGTCAGCATGTCCTCTGCCTCTGTCGCCAACCAAGGGAAGTGCAGCACAACTAACATGTTCTGGCAGCCCTGTCAAACTGTTTTGCTACTGTAAGAGAGGGGAAGAAGAAGATGCAATGGTTGCATGCGACAATGAGAATTGCAAGCTTGAGTGGTTCCATTTCTTCTGTGTTGGAATCAAAAGCGCACCAAAAGGCCAATGGTACTGTTCAGACTGTAGGCAGTTGCCCGAGTTCAGGCGCACAGGCAAATCTAAACCCAAAGTGTTGAATCAACAACGGTTATAGGTGTTGGACTTTTGGAGTTCagttaacccttaggctggttgtcgcgacatatgtcgcgctactttacgtatactgttacctggttgtcacgacatatgacgCGCTACTgttcagtctgtttggtcggttccgattacctcccatggatgcgaaaacctatatatgaccgtttctctctctgttaattcaccagtggctatgtaacatgtgttacacaattgcaccagtgtaagggttaatatgCTTACtaattattttttcttcttctttggtaaggcctaaaaaaaaaaataggtgtggttacggtaacccgacctaccctatttttaggggccgaccctataactttttattacaattgtcaaaaaaaacccacaaaaaccaagaaaatgagggcagaaaacgcaatgaaagcgaaagcgcccgagtcgcacacttatttcgctgtcaagtaggtttaatttgtacacattagaaaaaaaagttttaaaaaaaaaaagtgattgcctatcttcctaccctattttttttggctatgttaccgtaaccacacctatttatttttttggcctaagcatgCAATATTGTGAATTACTAGCATTGTAGCAGTAGCACATGACTTCACCATTAATATTTATGGTTTGTCTCATGGCTGTTTACTGAATCTGTGAATGTGTTGCACTACGACATGACTCCTTGTAAGAAAGTTGCATTTGATTTTGTgtattttcacacaaaaaagaaatgtaTGCCTATTTTTTGGTTTGCATTATGCTGATCTTTCTTGTTTATTGTTTTGCACTATGACATGTATAGGCTGCTTATATTAATTGACAAAAGTGCCATTTGGTTTCATGAGTTTTTGAAAGAAAGCAGTGTTGCcgttttgttttggttaagcAATAAAGCTAGTTTCATGCATCTATGTTGTTTGTTTATGATTGTTGATGCGTAAATTAGAAAGCCACCTTAAACTTCTTGTTTTTCGCTTTTTCTtgcttcagagagagagag from Littorina saxatilis isolate snail1 linkage group LG16, US_GU_Lsax_2.0, whole genome shotgun sequence encodes the following:
- the LOC138951362 gene encoding uncharacterized protein, yielding MAAAEGSPTTGITTSGWVKKLFAHKPRGCDNTIITAEMFHSQSLCEKPLKPWVIIEQDGTVLTAHCNCMAGIAESCSHIAAVFKMLNIFIQLQVPAGWVVPSTKDVVYRKAADIDFTSAATKKRRLDGFINGTPTLTKAKRKQTNLAAPTKDELNSFFEAIQFSKTGVKPAVLSLVPEYATDYKNQQAAVRLPTFLVDLEDEEQVQRMYSDVLQHCENVDISVTEEQCIIAERETRAQRNSKTWARLRTGRITASRAHQALHTNPAKPSMSLISLVCRPKGPRKETASMQWGIEKEHNALSEYEEMASKRHKHFQLDKCGLFIHAQFPFLGASPDGVRYCSCCGRGCVEVKCPASKASCTISECLEDPKFYLEKRDRVLSLKEKHEYYTQVQLQMSVTKTEFCDFVVWTPKDLAVVKVEYDPEFMQDALEKLAHVYQVAILPELVGKVFSRARPQPPTATNTQSACPLPLSPTKGSAAQLTCSGSPVKLFCYCKRGEEEDAMVACDNENCKLEWFHFFCVGIKSAPKGQWYCSDCRQLPEFRRTGKSKPKVLNQQRL